A stretch of Geomonas oryzisoli DNA encodes these proteins:
- the crcB gene encoding fluoride efflux transporter CrcB: MEQVLYIALLGALGCLSRYFLSGFVYRVCGNAFPYGTLAVNVIGAFLIGLIMEFSIRSALVPPTLRFALTVGFLGGLTTFSTFSLETFRLIEEGALLLAFANIMLSVVSCLACTWLGIMVARWL; this comes from the coding sequence ATGGAGCAGGTACTCTACATAGCCCTCCTGGGCGCACTAGGCTGTCTGTCACGCTATTTTCTCTCCGGTTTCGTGTACCGGGTCTGCGGCAACGCCTTTCCTTATGGCACCCTTGCCGTCAATGTCATCGGGGCCTTCCTGATCGGGCTCATCATGGAGTTCTCCATCAGGAGCGCCCTCGTCCCCCCCACGCTGCGCTTTGCCCTCACCGTAGGTTTTCTCGGCGGGCTCACCACCTTCTCCACCTTCAGCCTGGAGACCTTCCGGTTGATCGAGGAGGGCGCGCTGCTGCTTGCCTTTGCCAACATCATGCTGAGCGTCGTATCCTGCCTTGCCTGCACCTGGCTGGGGATCATGGTGGCGCGCTGGCTGTAG
- a CDS encoding DUF190 domain-containing protein: MKDRDMSLETDRKGMLGEQVLLRIFIGERDKYKHIPLYEALVELFRTQGFAGATVLRGVAGFGAHSMYHTDRLLRLSTDLPMVIEVVDERTRVEAVLPTVEEMMDGGMITLEKVQVWRYAKKRSA, from the coding sequence ATGAAGGACAGGGACATGAGCCTGGAGACGGACCGAAAGGGGATGCTCGGTGAGCAGGTGCTGCTCAGGATCTTCATTGGAGAGCGCGACAAGTACAAACACATCCCGCTTTACGAGGCGCTGGTGGAACTGTTCCGCACCCAGGGCTTTGCCGGCGCCACGGTGCTGCGGGGCGTGGCCGGGTTCGGCGCGCACAGCATGTACCACACGGACCGCCTGCTGCGGCTCTCCACCGACCTTCCCATGGTGATCGAGGTGGTCGACGAGAGGACCCGGGTGGAGGCGGTCCTGCCGACCGTGGAGGAGATGATGGACGGCGGCATGATCACCCTGGAGAAGGTGCAGGTCTGGCGCTACGCCAAAAAACGCTCGGCTTGA
- a CDS encoding 2-oxoglutarate dehydrogenase E1 component, which translates to MGILENLTPQWIESQYQLWKQDPQQLSEEWRAFFTGFELAEGRPAGAEAPTGDEALKQSAVQSLIYRYRDIGHLLACTDPLSPCQIEHPLLSLSAFGLEPADLDTTFVTRRFMRRSATLKEILQVLRSTYCGSVGVEFMHLQDPDERQWLIDRMEPGGNRGFLTPEQRLLLLQKLKEAALFERELHKRFPGQTRFSLEGGDVLIPLLDAAVTKAASLGVTDVVFGMPHRGRLNVLCNIFGMPYENMFAEFADNAEYGVVGEGDVKYHKGFSVDLPVEGGGSVHLTLTSNPSHLEAIDPVVQGKCRARQDRIGEEGETRVLPLLIHGDAAFSGQGVVAETLNLSQLAGYRTGGTLHIVVNNQIGFTTSAADARSSHYATDVAKMVQAPVFHVYGDDAEAVVHVTELAVAYRDRYRKDVVVEVICYRRHGHNEGDEPYFTQPLMYQQIKLRPQLHTLYEMELLGEGFQEEDLKAIENEVVQRLAQAGERQAAPVESAFLARWSGMKPGVAKVAVPTAVAADTLQELSERLARLPEGFHPHPKVAAVLQKRRDAVIKGGPLDWGNVETLAYASLLSSGVSVRLSGQDVRRGTFSHRHSSLFDQETGENYLPLCSVLDKGAHFCAFDSMLAEFSVLGFEYGYSLEAPDALTIWEAQYGDFANGAQVIIDQFLVSGEAKWERSSGLVLMLPHGYEGQGAEHSSARIERFLELAAAGNIQVVYPTTPAQLFHVLRRQMLQPFRKPLVLFTPKSLLRHPDCVSRLEELSSGSFREVIAEPAVGESVRQVLICSGKIYYDLLGRIRKDQLQGHALLRIEQLYPLPVEQLRDELQRYPSGARFTWVQEEPRNMGAWRFIHEPLTELLGTVPRYVGRPDAAAPASGSHRLDRVEQERIVDEAVKI; encoded by the coding sequence ATGGGCATATTAGAAAACCTGACCCCCCAGTGGATCGAGAGCCAGTACCAGTTGTGGAAACAGGACCCGCAGCAGCTCTCCGAGGAGTGGCGCGCTTTCTTCACCGGCTTCGAACTGGCCGAGGGGCGTCCCGCCGGCGCCGAGGCCCCCACGGGGGATGAGGCGCTCAAGCAGTCCGCAGTACAATCACTCATTTACCGTTACCGGGACATCGGCCACCTGCTGGCCTGTACCGACCCCCTTTCCCCCTGCCAGATCGAGCATCCCCTGCTCTCCCTTTCCGCCTTCGGGCTGGAGCCTGCCGACCTCGACACGACCTTCGTCACCAGGCGCTTCATGCGACGCAGCGCGACCCTGAAGGAGATCCTGCAGGTGCTGCGCAGCACCTACTGCGGCTCGGTCGGCGTCGAATTCATGCACCTGCAGGACCCGGACGAGCGCCAGTGGCTCATCGACCGCATGGAGCCGGGAGGGAACCGCGGCTTCTTAACCCCGGAGCAGCGGCTCTTACTGCTCCAGAAACTCAAGGAAGCCGCCCTGTTCGAGCGGGAGCTGCACAAGAGGTTCCCGGGGCAGACCAGGTTCTCCCTGGAGGGGGGCGACGTCCTCATTCCGCTGCTCGATGCCGCCGTCACCAAGGCCGCCTCGCTCGGCGTCACCGACGTCGTGTTCGGGATGCCGCACCGCGGCCGCCTGAACGTCCTCTGCAACATCTTCGGCATGCCCTACGAGAACATGTTCGCCGAGTTCGCGGATAACGCCGAGTACGGCGTGGTAGGCGAGGGGGACGTCAAGTACCACAAGGGATTCTCGGTCGACCTCCCCGTTGAAGGGGGCGGTTCCGTGCATCTCACCCTCACCTCGAACCCGAGCCACCTGGAAGCGATCGACCCGGTGGTGCAGGGGAAATGCCGCGCCCGTCAGGACCGCATCGGCGAGGAAGGGGAGACCCGTGTGCTGCCGCTTTTGATCCACGGCGATGCCGCCTTCTCCGGTCAGGGTGTGGTTGCCGAGACGCTGAACCTGTCGCAACTGGCCGGATACCGGACCGGAGGCACCCTCCACATCGTCGTCAACAACCAGATCGGCTTCACCACCAGCGCCGCCGATGCCCGCTCCAGCCACTACGCCACCGACGTGGCCAAGATGGTCCAGGCCCCGGTGTTCCACGTCTACGGCGACGACGCCGAGGCGGTGGTGCACGTCACCGAACTGGCGGTCGCCTACCGCGATCGCTACCGCAAGGACGTGGTGGTCGAGGTGATCTGCTACCGCAGGCACGGGCACAACGAAGGAGACGAGCCCTACTTCACCCAGCCGCTCATGTACCAGCAGATCAAGCTCCGTCCGCAGCTGCACACCCTCTACGAAATGGAGCTCCTCGGAGAAGGTTTCCAAGAGGAGGACCTGAAGGCGATCGAGAACGAGGTGGTGCAGCGTCTGGCGCAGGCGGGCGAGCGGCAGGCCGCGCCGGTCGAGTCGGCGTTTCTGGCCCGCTGGAGCGGGATGAAACCGGGCGTCGCCAAGGTCGCCGTCCCCACCGCGGTTGCCGCCGACACCCTCCAGGAGCTCTCCGAGCGACTGGCCCGTCTCCCCGAGGGGTTCCACCCGCATCCTAAAGTCGCCGCCGTGCTGCAGAAACGACGCGACGCCGTCATCAAGGGGGGACCGCTGGACTGGGGCAACGTGGAAACCCTCGCCTATGCCTCGCTCCTCTCCTCGGGCGTTTCCGTCCGGTTGTCCGGACAGGACGTCCGTCGCGGCACCTTCAGCCACCGTCACTCCTCGCTGTTCGACCAGGAGACCGGCGAGAATTACCTGCCGCTTTGCAGTGTTTTGGACAAGGGGGCGCACTTCTGCGCCTTTGACAGCATGCTGGCCGAATTCTCCGTGCTCGGTTTCGAGTACGGTTATTCGCTGGAGGCCCCCGACGCACTCACCATCTGGGAGGCGCAGTACGGCGATTTCGCCAACGGCGCCCAGGTCATCATCGACCAGTTCCTGGTCAGCGGCGAGGCGAAGTGGGAGCGCTCCAGCGGGTTGGTGCTGATGCTGCCGCACGGCTACGAGGGGCAGGGGGCGGAACACTCCAGCGCCCGGATCGAGCGTTTCCTTGAGCTTGCTGCGGCGGGGAACATCCAGGTGGTTTATCCCACCACGCCGGCGCAGCTCTTTCACGTGCTGCGTCGTCAGATGCTGCAACCCTTCCGAAAACCGCTGGTCCTGTTCACCCCGAAGAGCCTGTTGCGTCATCCGGACTGCGTGTCGCGGCTGGAGGAGTTGAGTTCCGGCAGTTTCCGCGAGGTGATCGCCGAGCCCGCCGTGGGAGAGTCGGTGCGTCAGGTGCTCATCTGCAGCGGCAAGATCTACTACGACCTCTTGGGGCGCATCAGGAAGGACCAGTTGCAGGGGCATGCGCTGCTGCGGATCGAGCAGCTCTATCCGCTTCCCGTCGAGCAGTTGCGTGACGAACTGCAGCGTTATCCCTCCGGCGCCCGGTTCACCTGGGTGCAGGAGGAGCCGCGCAACATGGGAGCGTGGCGTTTCATTCACGAGCCCCTCACCGAGCTTTTGGGGACCGTGCCGAGGTACGTAGGTCGTCCCGATGCCGCGGCACCCGCCTCAGGCTCGCATCGCCTGGACCGCGTCGAGCAGGAGCGGATCGTGGACGAAGCTGTGAAGATCTGA
- the odhB gene encoding 2-oxoglutarate dehydrogenase complex dihydrolipoyllysine-residue succinyltransferase: MDIKVPAVGESVYEAVIARWLKKNGDVVSKDEALCEIETDKITLEVTSEADGVLSITVPEGETVKIGAVIGSIDARGPVAEAQGAADSAAAAKPAGKPAAKPEAKPGTAAPMSPSGRKLARELGVEPGAVQGSGRGGRITNEDLLKAQGARAEVAEPPKAPTKPVAPAAPAAVAKPAAPPEPAQQPKAAAPPADQSGRVVRKPMSQIRKRIAERLVSVRQHTAMLTTFNEVDMSEVMKLRKKHGEHFQKRHNVKLGFMSLFVRACCAALQEFPEVNGSIEGDDIVYHNYCDIGIAVGSERGLVVPVLRGAEKLSLAQIEQNIADFAEKVRSNRIALSDLEGGTFTISNGGIYGSMLSTPILNPPQSGVLGMHNIQERAVVVDGQVVVRPMMYLALSYDHRIVDGKGAVGFLKRVKEYIEDPEEMLLEC; encoded by the coding sequence ATGGATATCAAGGTGCCCGCGGTGGGCGAGTCGGTGTACGAGGCGGTGATCGCCCGGTGGCTCAAGAAAAATGGCGACGTCGTCTCCAAGGACGAGGCCCTCTGCGAGATCGAGACCGACAAGATCACCCTCGAAGTCACCTCCGAGGCGGACGGCGTGCTCAGTATCACGGTGCCGGAAGGCGAGACGGTGAAGATCGGTGCCGTCATCGGCAGCATCGACGCGCGCGGCCCGGTGGCCGAAGCGCAGGGAGCAGCCGACAGCGCCGCTGCCGCCAAACCTGCCGGAAAGCCTGCCGCCAAGCCCGAGGCTAAGCCGGGAACTGCGGCTCCCATGTCCCCCTCGGGAAGGAAACTGGCGCGCGAGTTGGGAGTCGAGCCGGGTGCCGTCCAGGGGAGCGGGCGCGGCGGCCGCATCACCAACGAGGATCTGCTCAAGGCCCAGGGGGCACGGGCGGAGGTTGCCGAGCCCCCCAAAGCTCCGACGAAACCGGTTGCTCCGGCTGCGCCCGCCGCTGTTGCCAAACCGGCCGCGCCGCCTGAACCGGCCCAGCAGCCCAAGGCTGCCGCGCCGCCCGCAGACCAATCCGGGCGCGTGGTGCGCAAACCGATGTCGCAGATCAGAAAGCGCATCGCCGAGCGCCTGGTCTCGGTGCGCCAGCACACCGCCATGCTCACCACCTTCAACGAGGTGGACATGAGCGAGGTCATGAAACTCAGGAAAAAGCACGGCGAGCATTTCCAGAAGCGCCACAACGTGAAGCTGGGCTTCATGTCCCTTTTCGTGCGCGCCTGCTGTGCCGCTTTGCAGGAATTTCCGGAGGTGAACGGCAGCATCGAGGGTGACGACATCGTCTACCACAACTACTGCGACATCGGCATCGCGGTCGGCAGCGAGCGCGGACTGGTGGTGCCGGTACTGCGGGGCGCCGAGAAGCTGAGCCTGGCACAGATCGAGCAGAATATCGCCGACTTCGCGGAGAAAGTGCGCAGCAACCGGATCGCCCTCTCCGACCTCGAGGGGGGGACCTTCACCATCTCCAACGGCGGCATCTACGGCTCCATGCTCTCCACCCCCATCCTCAACCCGCCCCAGTCCGGCGTGCTCGGCATGCACAACATCCAGGAGCGGGCGGTGGTGGTCGATGGCCAGGTCGTGGTCCGTCCCATGATGTACCTGGCCCTTTCTTACGATCACCGCATCGTGGACGGCAAGGGCGCCGTCGGTTTCCTGAAGCGGGTCAAGGAATACATCGAGGATCCGGAGGAGATGCTGCTGGAGTGCTGA
- the lpdA gene encoding dihydrolipoyl dehydrogenase, translating to MSEETFDLIVIGAGPGGYVAAIRGAQLGMKVAVVEKRGSMGGVCLNEGCIPSKALLDSSELYHLAKDRFAVHGIEVQPPTLNLGQMMARKDDVVKKLTDGIAFLFKKNKIVSFLGTATMLSPENGTHRVEVKGEETKVISAKKVILATGSEAVQIPTIPFDGESVVSAREALSFPSVPEHLLVVGGGYIGLELGSVWLRLGAKVTVVELLPRLVAGSDGQVAEALLRSLKKQGMTFMLGAKVAGAEKKDGKLVARVETEGEAKEISCDKILVAVGRRPLTAGLNLEGLGIAMDGSRIRVDADYATNVAGIYAIGDLIAGPMLAHKAMEEGAVCVERMHGEPSQVDYGCIPGVCYTWPEAASVGKTEETLKEEGIAYKVGKFSFIANGRAKCMDETEGFVKLLTEAEGGRLLGVHILGPRASDMIAEAVTVMAFGGSGEDIALTVHGHPTLSEVMKEAALDLDKRAIHG from the coding sequence ATGTCTGAAGAAACTTTCGATCTCATCGTCATCGGCGCCGGTCCCGGCGGTTACGTCGCCGCCATCAGGGGGGCGCAGCTCGGTATGAAGGTCGCCGTCGTGGAAAAGCGCGGCTCCATGGGCGGCGTCTGCCTGAACGAAGGGTGCATCCCCAGCAAGGCGCTCCTCGACTCCAGCGAACTCTACCACCTGGCCAAGGACCGCTTCGCCGTCCACGGCATCGAGGTGCAGCCGCCGACCCTCAACCTCGGCCAGATGATGGCGCGCAAGGATGACGTGGTCAAAAAGCTCACCGACGGCATCGCCTTCCTCTTCAAGAAGAACAAGATCGTCAGCTTCCTCGGCACCGCGACCATGCTCTCCCCCGAAAACGGCACGCACCGCGTGGAAGTGAAAGGCGAGGAGACCAAGGTTATCAGCGCCAAGAAGGTCATCCTCGCTACCGGCAGTGAAGCTGTGCAGATCCCGACCATTCCCTTCGACGGCGAATCGGTGGTGAGCGCCCGCGAGGCGCTCTCGTTCCCCTCGGTTCCGGAGCACCTGCTGGTGGTGGGTGGCGGGTATATCGGCCTCGAGCTCGGCTCGGTCTGGTTGCGCCTGGGCGCCAAGGTGACGGTGGTGGAACTCCTTCCAAGGCTTGTGGCCGGCAGCGACGGCCAGGTGGCCGAAGCTCTGCTCCGTTCCCTGAAGAAACAGGGGATGACCTTCATGCTCGGGGCCAAGGTGGCCGGTGCGGAAAAGAAGGACGGCAAGCTCGTGGCGCGTGTCGAGACCGAGGGGGAGGCCAAGGAGATCTCCTGCGACAAAATCCTCGTGGCGGTGGGGCGCAGGCCGCTCACGGCAGGGCTGAATCTCGAAGGCCTGGGCATCGCCATGGACGGCAGCCGCATCCGCGTCGACGCCGACTACGCCACCAACGTCGCCGGCATCTACGCCATCGGCGACCTGATCGCCGGTCCCATGCTGGCGCATAAGGCGATGGAGGAGGGGGCGGTCTGCGTGGAAAGGATGCACGGCGAACCGAGCCAGGTCGATTACGGCTGCATCCCAGGCGTCTGCTACACCTGGCCCGAGGCGGCCTCGGTGGGGAAGACCGAGGAGACCCTCAAGGAAGAGGGGATCGCCTACAAGGTGGGCAAGTTCAGCTTCATCGCCAACGGCCGCGCCAAGTGCATGGATGAGACCGAAGGATTCGTGAAGCTCCTCACCGAGGCGGAAGGGGGACGGCTGCTCGGCGTGCATATCCTGGGGCCACGCGCCTCGGACATGATCGCCGAGGCGGTCACCGTGATGGCGTTCGGCGGCAGCGGCGAGGATATCGCCCTCACCGTGCACGGCCATCCCACCCTCTCCGAGGTGATGAAGGAGGCGGCGCTCGACCTGGACAAACGCGCCATCCACGGCTGA
- the lipB gene encoding lipoyl(octanoyl) transferase LipB, whose amino-acid sequence MVVRDVGCIEYREALALQESLVLEVRNGGAETLLLLEHHPVYTIGAGGDSGNLLDPAIEAHRVNRGGDVTYHGPGQLVGYPILDLGRRGRDLHRYLRFLEQFLVELCGSFGVAGFTVPGKTGVWTSRGKIAAIGVGVRQWVSMHGFSLNAAADVSPFGSINPCGMPECRITSLTLERRQDITVQEVKALAGERFEALLESSLPRS is encoded by the coding sequence ATGGTGGTCCGCGACGTCGGCTGCATCGAGTACCGGGAGGCGCTCGCGCTGCAGGAGAGCCTGGTTCTCGAGGTACGAAATGGGGGCGCGGAGACGCTGCTCCTTCTGGAACACCATCCCGTCTATACCATCGGCGCCGGAGGCGACTCCGGCAACCTGCTCGACCCGGCGATAGAGGCGCACCGCGTCAACCGCGGCGGCGACGTCACCTACCACGGGCCGGGGCAACTGGTGGGATATCCCATTCTCGACCTGGGGCGGCGCGGGCGCGACCTGCACCGCTACCTTCGTTTTTTGGAGCAGTTCCTGGTGGAACTCTGCGGCAGCTTCGGCGTCGCCGGCTTCACCGTCCCGGGCAAGACCGGCGTCTGGACGTCCCGCGGCAAGATCGCCGCCATCGGCGTCGGCGTCAGGCAGTGGGTCTCCATGCACGGATTCTCGCTCAACGCGGCGGCCGACGTATCGCCTTTTGGCAGCATCAACCCCTGCGGCATGCCCGAGTGCCGCATCACCTCGCTCACCCTTGAGCGTCGGCAGGATATCACCGTACAGGAAGTGAAAGCCTTGGCCGGAGAACGATTCGAAGCGCTGCTCGAATCGAGCCTGCCACGCAGTTAA
- a CDS encoding Lon protease family protein has protein sequence MSETDCRVPVEKLRWVCDPALFNFKTTEEIANLEGNITQDRALAAIEFGLGMSNNGFNIYLAGEPGTGRTSTIRQMLKKFVKDTCPPSDWCYVNNFHTPDAPLAIALPAGMGRAFAADMRELLDYMRANVPTALESKEYETNRVSIIERFQERNGEIFSDLEQEAGEKGFALQRTVSGLVIVPQKEGRNFTQEEYEALEKDEREKLDTVGRELTEKLNDALRQVRENEKALRDALAQLDRELGLSAVGHHLNPLKEKYQGFGKVQQYLEDVQEDLLLNLEDFKPQVAPPQIPGLKIPKQEPTFERYEVNVLVENNPDNGAPVIFESNPTYNNLFGRIENIMQMGGMATTNFTLIKPGALHRANGGYLILDAREVLINPFAWESLKRCIRNMEIKIEDVLEQYRFMTVVSLKPEPVPLNAKIIMIGSLWIYYLLYYLEPDYRKFFKVKADFDSQINRTPEVMQDYALFVAAHCCKEGLLPFDPTGVAALLEHASRLVEDQDRLSSQFMELSDLIRESSYWAKRGGAQVVDRSWVKRAIHEKTYRSNRIEERIQEYLAQGIILCDTKGSVVGQINGLSVITMGDYTFGRPSRLTIRVSQGRSGMVNIEREVKLSGPIHDKGVLILTGYLAGKFGQEQPLSYSAHICFEQSYEGIEGDSASSAELYGLLSAFSGLPVKQGIAVTGSVNQHGQIQPIGGANYKIEGFFAVCKAKGLTGEQGVIVPKINEHNLMLSDEVVQAVSDGMFHIWSVSQVEEGIEILTGVPAGKVGEDGGYPEGTVNFLVQKKLKTMLDNMRKLQLQDKEGKDEPVKLLE, from the coding sequence ATGTCCGAAACCGATTGCCGAGTCCCCGTAGAGAAGCTCCGCTGGGTCTGCGATCCCGCCCTGTTCAATTTCAAGACCACCGAAGAGATAGCCAACCTGGAGGGGAACATCACCCAGGACCGGGCCCTGGCCGCCATCGAGTTCGGCCTGGGGATGTCCAACAACGGCTTCAACATCTACCTGGCCGGCGAGCCCGGCACCGGCAGGACCTCCACCATCCGGCAGATGCTGAAGAAGTTCGTCAAGGACACCTGCCCCCCCAGCGACTGGTGCTACGTCAACAATTTCCACACCCCGGACGCGCCCCTGGCCATTGCCCTCCCCGCCGGAATGGGGCGCGCTTTCGCCGCGGACATGCGCGAGCTTTTGGACTACATGCGCGCCAACGTCCCCACTGCGCTGGAGAGCAAGGAGTACGAGACCAACCGCGTCTCCATCATCGAGCGCTTCCAGGAGCGAAACGGCGAGATCTTTTCCGACCTGGAGCAGGAGGCGGGGGAGAAGGGCTTCGCCCTGCAGCGCACCGTCTCCGGCCTGGTGATCGTGCCGCAGAAGGAGGGGCGCAACTTCACCCAGGAGGAGTACGAGGCGCTCGAGAAGGATGAGCGGGAAAAGCTGGATACGGTGGGGCGCGAGCTGACCGAGAAGCTGAACGACGCGCTGCGCCAGGTACGCGAGAACGAGAAGGCGCTCAGGGACGCCCTGGCGCAGCTGGACCGCGAGCTGGGGCTCTCAGCGGTCGGGCACCACCTGAACCCGCTCAAGGAGAAGTACCAGGGATTCGGGAAGGTTCAGCAGTACCTGGAAGACGTCCAGGAGGATCTGCTTCTGAACCTGGAGGACTTCAAGCCGCAGGTCGCCCCGCCGCAGATCCCGGGGCTCAAGATCCCCAAGCAGGAGCCCACCTTCGAGCGCTACGAGGTGAACGTCCTGGTGGAGAACAACCCGGACAACGGCGCGCCTGTCATCTTCGAGTCCAACCCGACCTACAACAACCTCTTCGGGCGCATCGAGAACATCATGCAGATGGGAGGAATGGCGACCACCAACTTCACCCTGATCAAGCCGGGTGCCCTGCACCGGGCCAACGGCGGCTACCTCATCCTGGATGCGCGCGAGGTGCTGATCAACCCCTTCGCCTGGGAATCGCTCAAACGCTGCATCAGGAACATGGAGATCAAGATCGAGGACGTCCTGGAGCAGTACCGCTTCATGACCGTGGTCTCGCTCAAGCCCGAGCCGGTCCCGCTCAACGCCAAGATCATCATGATCGGCTCGCTCTGGATCTATTACCTGCTCTACTACCTGGAGCCCGACTACAGAAAGTTCTTCAAGGTGAAGGCCGACTTCGACAGCCAGATCAACCGCACCCCCGAGGTGATGCAGGATTACGCCCTGTTCGTCGCCGCCCACTGCTGCAAGGAGGGGCTGCTCCCCTTCGACCCCACCGGCGTCGCCGCACTCCTGGAGCACGCCTCGCGCCTGGTTGAGGACCAGGACCGGCTCTCCTCCCAGTTCATGGAGCTCTCCGACCTGATCCGCGAGTCGAGCTACTGGGCCAAGCGCGGCGGCGCGCAGGTGGTCGACCGCAGCTGGGTCAAGAGGGCGATTCACGAGAAGACCTACCGTTCCAACCGTATCGAGGAGAGGATCCAAGAGTACCTGGCCCAGGGGATCATCCTGTGCGACACCAAGGGGAGCGTCGTCGGGCAGATCAACGGCCTTTCCGTGATCACCATGGGCGATTACACCTTCGGCCGCCCCTCGCGTCTCACCATCCGCGTTTCCCAAGGGCGCTCCGGCATGGTCAACATCGAGCGCGAGGTGAAGCTCTCCGGCCCGATCCACGACAAGGGCGTGCTGATCCTCACCGGGTACCTGGCCGGCAAGTTCGGGCAGGAACAGCCGCTCTCCTACTCCGCCCACATCTGTTTCGAGCAGTCCTACGAGGGGATCGAGGGGGACAGCGCCTCCTCGGCCGAGCTCTACGGGCTCCTTTCCGCGTTCTCCGGTCTCCCCGTGAAGCAGGGGATCGCCGTCACCGGCAGCGTCAATCAGCACGGGCAGATCCAGCCCATCGGCGGGGCGAACTACAAGATCGAGGGGTTCTTCGCCGTCTGCAAGGCGAAAGGGCTGACCGGTGAGCAGGGGGTGATCGTCCCGAAGATCAACGAACACAACCTGATGCTGAGCGACGAGGTGGTGCAGGCCGTCTCCGACGGGATGTTCCACATCTGGAGCGTTTCCCAGGTGGAAGAGGGGATCGAGATCCTGACGGGTGTTCCCGCCGGCAAGGTCGGCGAGGACGGCGGCTATCCCGAGGGGACCGTCAACTTCCTGGTGCAGAAGAAGCTCAAGACCATGCTGGACAACATGCGCAAGCTGCAGCTCCAGGACAAGGAGGGGAAGGACGAGCCGGTGAAACTGCTGGAGTAG
- a CDS encoding diacylglycerol/lipid kinase family protein, protein MSRRCFLIVNPTSGTYSQQKVDSIMKGLTERGLAPELLPTQSAADPARFAARICREESDPLIVVAGGDGTINGVLNGLVPGAATLGVVPLGTSNVLARELEIHSVDDALDRLARGETRPISVGEIVCGGERRRFVLMAGVGFDGAVVRDVRLSEKRALGKGAYVLSALRALWNWDASQLTVTAGEKSVACHGVIVCNAAKYGGNFRLAPEADLFTPGFQVLCISGGRLAYLGLALGLLNGTAVFSSHVTCFTGEALEISGEKAVQLDGDYVCPTPIAVRTVPDLVRLVV, encoded by the coding sequence TTGTCCAGACGCTGTTTCCTGATCGTGAACCCCACCTCGGGGACCTACTCCCAGCAGAAAGTCGATAGCATCATGAAGGGGCTTACCGAGCGCGGCCTCGCGCCCGAACTCCTCCCCACCCAAAGCGCCGCCGACCCGGCCCGCTTCGCCGCCCGCATCTGCCGGGAAGAGAGCGATCCGCTCATCGTGGTGGCCGGGGGGGACGGCACTATCAACGGCGTGCTGAACGGCCTCGTTCCGGGAGCGGCCACGCTCGGCGTGGTCCCCTTGGGGACGTCGAACGTGCTCGCGCGCGAACTGGAGATACACTCCGTCGACGACGCGCTGGACCGCCTCGCCCGAGGCGAAACGCGCCCCATATCGGTCGGAGAGATAGTATGCGGCGGAGAACGCAGACGCTTCGTCCTCATGGCGGGGGTCGGCTTCGACGGAGCTGTGGTGCGCGACGTGCGCCTGTCCGAGAAAAGGGCGCTGGGGAAGGGGGCCTACGTGCTGTCCGCGCTGCGCGCCCTGTGGAATTGGGACGCCTCGCAATTGACCGTGACGGCAGGAGAGAAAAGCGTCGCCTGCCACGGCGTGATCGTCTGCAACGCCGCCAAGTACGGGGGAAACTTCAGACTGGCGCCCGAGGCCGACCTCTTCACCCCCGGGTTCCAGGTGCTCTGCATCAGCGGCGGTCGCCTCGCCTACCTGGGGCTCGCACTGGGGCTCTTGAACGGCACCGCGGTCTTCAGCAGCCATGTCACCTGCTTCACGGGGGAAGCCCTCGAGATCTCCGGTGAGAAGGCCGTGCAACTCGACGGCGACTACGTCTGCCCCACCCCGATTGCCGTCCGGACCGTCCCGGACTTGGTCCGGCTGGTGGTCTGA
- a CDS encoding response regulator, which translates to MAKPKILLVDDTRLILELEKSFLKASHVDVLTAGDGVEALELVRKDAPDLIFMDVNMPLMDGITCCRLLKSDPFLSAIPVVMLTTAGNDEDRERAQQAGCNDFLTKPIDRRLFLDMARRYTDAVDRREVRIPCHIPVLFLLHGSPVGANALDIGDGGLFLASREEVLVNQELRLALFLETEQRPLLELKGRVAWVNQEGKRVHAGLPTGFGVELLEPAQWQKDELKNFVEAVRTPQP; encoded by the coding sequence GTGGCTAAACCTAAGATCCTGTTGGTCGACGATACCAGATTGATTCTTGAGCTGGAGAAGAGCTTTCTCAAAGCCTCCCATGTCGATGTCCTCACCGCCGGCGACGGTGTCGAGGCGCTGGAACTGGTCCGTAAGGACGCTCCCGACCTGATCTTCATGGACGTGAACATGCCGCTCATGGACGGCATAACCTGCTGCAGGCTCTTGAAGAGCGATCCCTTCCTTTCCGCCATCCCCGTCGTCATGCTTACCACCGCCGGCAACGATGAGGACCGCGAGCGCGCACAGCAGGCGGGCTGCAACGACTTCCTCACCAAGCCCATCGACCGCCGCCTCTTCCTCGACATGGCCCGCAGGTACACCGACGCCGTGGACCGGCGCGAGGTGCGCATCCCCTGTCACATCCCGGTACTGTTCCTCCTGCACGGCAGCCCCGTCGGCGCCAATGCCCTCGACATCGGTGACGGCGGCCTGTTCCTCGCCAGCCGCGAAGAGGTCCTCGTCAACCAGGAACTGCGGCTCGCCCTTTTTCTGGAGACGGAGCAGAGGCCGCTATTGGAACTGAAGGGGAGGGTGGCCTGGGTGAACCAGGAGGGGAAACGGGTGCATGCCGGCCTCCCCACCGGATTCGGGGTCGAGTTACTGGAGCCGGCGCAGTGGCAAAAGGACGAGCTGAAGAATTTTGTCGAGGCGGTGCGCACCCCTCAACCTTAG